Proteins encoded by one window of Blastopirellula marina:
- the asnB gene encoding asparagine synthase (glutamine-hydrolyzing) → MCGIAGAFWVDPQHEVSEEVLRRMTDSLAHRGPDDSGIYHRFPHEHGPYGTVPGVGLGHRRLSIIDLSGGHQPLANEDETVWTAFNGEIFNFQSLRARLEGAGHTFRTHCDTEVIVHLFEDEGVDAFAHFNGMFAIAVWDQRHRRIVLGRDRLGQKPLYYCVHGDRLLFGSELKAILQVPGVPREIDPGSIDSYLTYQYVPHPRSIFRGIHKLPPGCYLTFDGKHLEVASYWNPDFSREIAISLDDAKAELIRLFTDSVKLRLQADVPLGAFLSGGVDSSLVVATMKQLTDQPVKTFSIGFPQKEYDETSYARQVAQHLGTEHHEFQVTPDALEMLPKLIHHYDEPFADSSAIPTWYVSQMTREHVTVALSGDGGDELFAGYDRYKAVRLAAVVDMFGPVGRLGSKLGMKILPAGGPQKSKLRRARRFAEAIAMSPGRRYLDWISIFNETRRGELYDDSFVEQLPDTNPYAFLYSAWKRTGKRDALTAASLADLTTYLPCDLNTKVDIASMAHALECRQPFLDYRLAEFAIRLPSKWKWRMGRGKFLLKHAFGNKLPDVIWKRRKMGFGVPLNTWFRGQLKELLHDTLTSETAKSRGYFRQDTVETLLREHDTNQFDHSARLWALLVLELWHREWVDA, encoded by the coding sequence ATGTGTGGCATTGCCGGGGCATTTTGGGTCGATCCGCAGCACGAAGTAAGCGAAGAAGTACTGCGCCGCATGACCGACTCGCTGGCTCATCGCGGCCCCGATGACTCGGGCATCTACCACCGCTTCCCACACGAGCATGGCCCCTACGGAACTGTCCCAGGAGTCGGGCTCGGCCATCGTCGGCTCTCAATCATCGACCTCTCTGGCGGCCATCAACCATTGGCCAATGAAGATGAAACCGTGTGGACTGCGTTCAACGGCGAGATCTTCAACTTCCAATCCCTCCGGGCTCGTCTGGAAGGGGCAGGGCACACGTTTCGTACGCACTGCGATACCGAGGTGATCGTTCATCTTTTCGAGGACGAAGGGGTCGACGCGTTCGCTCATTTCAACGGAATGTTCGCCATCGCTGTCTGGGACCAGCGTCATCGGCGAATCGTTCTCGGACGCGATCGCCTCGGTCAGAAGCCGCTGTACTACTGCGTGCATGGTGACCGGCTTCTTTTCGGCAGCGAGCTTAAAGCAATCCTCCAGGTGCCAGGGGTACCGCGCGAGATTGATCCTGGGTCGATCGATTCCTACCTGACCTATCAGTATGTGCCTCACCCGAGATCGATTTTCCGAGGGATTCATAAGCTTCCGCCAGGCTGCTATTTGACTTTCGATGGAAAGCACCTGGAAGTCGCCAGTTATTGGAATCCCGATTTCAGCCGCGAAATAGCAATCAGTCTAGACGACGCCAAGGCAGAACTCATCCGGCTGTTCACCGACTCGGTCAAGCTTCGTTTGCAAGCGGATGTACCGCTGGGTGCGTTTCTCTCAGGCGGAGTCGATTCCTCGCTGGTTGTCGCTACCATGAAGCAGCTGACCGATCAGCCGGTGAAGACGTTTTCTATTGGCTTTCCACAGAAGGAATACGACGAGACCAGCTACGCACGGCAAGTCGCCCAGCACTTGGGTACCGAACATCATGAGTTCCAGGTAACGCCTGATGCCTTGGAGATGTTGCCCAAGCTCATTCATCACTACGACGAACCGTTCGCCGATAGCTCGGCCATTCCAACATGGTACGTATCTCAAATGACGCGAGAACATGTGACGGTGGCTCTCAGCGGTGATGGCGGTGACGAGCTTTTCGCCGGCTACGATCGCTACAAGGCCGTGCGGCTGGCAGCGGTGGTCGACATGTTTGGTCCCGTCGGAAGGCTTGGTTCCAAGCTTGGCATGAAGATCCTGCCTGCCGGGGGACCACAAAAGTCGAAGCTGCGTCGAGCACGACGTTTCGCCGAGGCGATTGCCATGTCGCCGGGACGACGATACCTGGATTGGATCAGTATCTTTAACGAGACACGTCGTGGTGAACTGTACGACGATAGTTTCGTTGAACAACTTCCCGATACCAATCCTTACGCGTTTCTTTACTCGGCGTGGAAACGCACCGGCAAACGAGACGCCCTGACCGCGGCGTCGCTGGCTGACCTGACGACCTATCTTCCCTGCGATTTGAACACCAAGGTCGACATCGCATCGATGGCCCATGCCCTGGAATGCCGGCAGCCCTTTTTGGATTATCGCCTGGCCGAGTTCGCCATTCGACTTCCGTCGAAATGGAAGTGGCGGATGGGGCGTGGGAAGTTCCTCTTGAAGCATGCGTTCGGCAACAAGCTGCCGGATGTCATTTGGAAACGCCGCAAGATGGGCTTTGGGGTGCCTCTAAATACCTGGTTCCGCGGACAATTGAAAGAACTTCTGCACGATACGCTGACGAGCGAAACAGCCAAGAGCCGCGGGTACTTCCGCCAGGATACCGTCGAGACGCTCTTACGCGAACATGATACGAACCAGTTCGACCATAGTGCCCGGCTATGGGCACTGTTGGTGCTAGAACTGTGGCATCGCGAGTGGGTCGATGCTTAG
- a CDS encoding RsmD family RNA methyltransferase, giving the protein MAKRRPVKKKPARGAAAQTPTVDAPMRIIGGRLKNKKIEYSGDTRTRPMKERVREAVFNLIGPSIKDKIAIDLFAGTGALGLEAISRGAIEAHLIERHVPTSKLIRNNGEALEITDLITIYAHNSFMWVKKELDNVGRTPWVVFICPPYDFFVSRWEEMEKQMMALLETAPPESILIVEFDDQFDASQLPDAENWDVRVYFPAHVGIYRLPAEEETT; this is encoded by the coding sequence ATGGCCAAACGTCGCCCCGTGAAGAAGAAACCCGCTCGCGGTGCTGCTGCGCAGACGCCGACTGTCGACGCCCCGATGCGAATCATTGGCGGTCGGCTCAAGAATAAGAAGATCGAGTATTCCGGCGATACACGCACCCGGCCCATGAAGGAACGTGTTCGTGAGGCGGTTTTCAATCTGATCGGCCCGTCGATCAAGGATAAGATCGCGATCGACCTGTTTGCCGGCACCGGAGCGTTAGGGCTGGAGGCCATCAGTCGAGGGGCGATCGAAGCCCACCTGATTGAGCGTCATGTTCCTACCTCGAAGCTGATTCGGAACAACGGCGAAGCACTCGAGATCACCGATCTGATCACGATCTATGCCCACAATTCCTTTATGTGGGTGAAGAAAGAGTTGGACAACGTCGGCCGAACGCCGTGGGTCGTATTCATCTGCCCTCCGTACGATTTTTTCGTCTCGCGCTGGGAGGAAATGGAAAAGCAGATGATGGCTTTGCTGGAGACCGCACCCCCTGAAAGTATTCTTATCGTGGAGTTCGACGACCAGTTCGATGCGTCGCAGCTTCCTGATGCCGAGAACTGGGACGTCCGAGTTTACTTCCCTGCTCACGTGGGCATCTATCGCCTACCTGCCGAAGAAGAGACTACGTAG
- a CDS encoding glutathione peroxidase, with translation MKSVLSVFASLALLAAFSVSAFAAEDVLKGEVKTLEGKKVDLSQYKGKVLLIVNVASKCGKTPQYEPLQALYEQFGDQGFEVLGFPCNQFGKQEPGTASDIRQFCTDKYDVTFPLFEKIEVNGEETAPLYTKLKSFEADPGDVKWNFEKFLIGKNGEVIQRFRTKVEPDDKTVIEAIQAELKKDN, from the coding sequence ATGAAGTCGGTTCTATCCGTCTTTGCTTCGTTGGCCCTGTTAGCCGCGTTTTCCGTGTCGGCTTTTGCAGCTGAAGATGTCCTGAAGGGCGAAGTCAAAACGCTGGAAGGCAAAAAGGTCGATCTGTCCCAGTACAAGGGCAAAGTTCTGTTGATCGTGAACGTCGCCAGCAAGTGTGGCAAGACTCCACAGTATGAACCGCTTCAAGCGTTGTACGAACAATTCGGCGATCAGGGATTTGAGGTCCTTGGCTTCCCATGCAATCAGTTTGGCAAGCAGGAACCCGGCACAGCTTCCGACATTCGCCAGTTCTGCACCGACAAGTACGATGTAACCTTCCCCTTGTTCGAAAAGATCGAAGTCAATGGAGAAGAAACCGCTCCGCTTTACACCAAACTGAAGAGCTTTGAAGCAGACCCAGGCGACGTGAAGTGGAATTTCGAGAAGTTCCTGATCGGTAAGAATGGTGAAGTCATTCAGCGTTTCCGTACCAAGGTCGAACCAGACGACAAGACGGTCATTGAAGCGATCCAAGCCGAATTGAAGAAAGACAATTAA
- a CDS encoding MarR family winged helix-turn-helix transcriptional regulator, whose amino-acid sequence MPESTLQQQLKKEQPFESLELETFLNLLRTHNMIAAAPGRLMKRHGLSSAQYNILKILDSHQGEGLPCLEIVQQMVTRVPDITRLVDRLAEAELVERNRSESDRRVVMITITPKGRELVETIRQPLLEIHKQNLGHMTEQELSQLNHLLVKARIRAEATPLCDGSE is encoded by the coding sequence TTGCCTGAATCAACTCTTCAACAGCAGTTGAAAAAGGAACAGCCATTCGAGTCTCTCGAACTGGAAACCTTTCTGAACCTGCTCCGCACGCACAATATGATCGCGGCCGCCCCGGGCCGCTTGATGAAACGTCACGGTCTGTCCAGCGCGCAGTACAACATTCTTAAGATCCTGGACTCGCATCAAGGCGAAGGCTTGCCGTGCCTGGAAATCGTTCAGCAGATGGTGACCCGCGTTCCCGATATTACTCGCCTGGTCGATCGCCTGGCCGAGGCCGAGCTTGTCGAGCGCAATCGCAGCGAAAGTGACCGCCGGGTCGTGATGATTACCATCACCCCCAAAGGACGCGAACTGGTTGAAACGATTCGCCAGCCGCTGCTAGAGATCCACAAACAAAACCTCGGCCACATGACCGAACAAGAGCTATCGCAACTGAATCACCTCTTGGTTAAAGCGCGCATTCGTGCCGAAGCTACTCCCCTGTGTGATGGGTCGGAATAA
- a CDS encoding TadE family protein, whose translation MNLFHRRRALRNRRATATVEFAVIAPVFLTLILGMLEASRMFDTYGQLAQVARDGARLGAMDRADWVAGGTRTNDKIISDIRNSLEASGYDPDKLQIYIEPAGKPGESFNLDDPNNDLDLFQVRIALPMSQVAAMPVPDNLDYDLSTAVIFRNTKSTIVQ comes from the coding sequence ATGAACCTTTTTCATCGACGACGCGCTTTGCGTAACCGTCGCGCGACGGCAACGGTGGAATTTGCCGTGATCGCGCCAGTGTTCTTGACGCTGATCTTAGGGATGCTGGAAGCGAGCCGCATGTTTGACACCTATGGCCAGCTGGCACAAGTCGCGCGCGACGGAGCTCGCCTGGGTGCGATGGATCGAGCCGATTGGGTCGCGGGAGGAACCAGAACCAACGACAAGATTATCTCTGATATTCGCAACAGCCTGGAAGCTTCTGGCTACGATCCGGATAAGCTTCAGATCTACATCGAGCCGGCCGGAAAGCCGGGTGAATCTTTCAACTTAGACGACCCAAACAACGACCTTGACTTGTTTCAGGTACGCATCGCTTTGCCGATGTCTCAAGTAGCGGCAATGCCGGTACCGGATAATTTGGACTACGACCTATCGACCGCCGTTATCTTTCGCAATACCAAATCGACGATCGTACAGTAG
- a CDS encoding TadE/TadG family type IV pilus assembly protein codes for METALVMPVFFMFVFAIIEFGHATMINNVLKNATRTAARWGSATGATTAEVEQYARERMGGAVDPSMVTIQIKDASQFDNGGDAPTTNKDFQAMPDIELEDAEPRQLFMIRASIPYGNVSLIPHPWLGNVLLSGETFTRHE; via the coding sequence GTGGAAACCGCACTCGTGATGCCGGTGTTTTTCATGTTCGTCTTCGCGATTATCGAATTCGGCCATGCCACGATGATCAATAACGTCTTGAAGAATGCGACGCGTACCGCAGCACGCTGGGGCTCAGCGACTGGAGCGACCACCGCGGAAGTCGAGCAGTATGCCCGTGAACGCATGGGGGGCGCGGTCGATCCTTCGATGGTCACCATCCAGATCAAAGACGCCAGCCAATTCGACAATGGGGGCGATGCTCCGACCACGAACAAAGATTTCCAGGCAATGCCTGATATTGAACTTGAGGACGCCGAACCGCGGCAGCTGTTCATGATTCGCGCCTCGATACCTTACGGCAACGTATCCTTGATTCCACATCCGTGGCTGGGAAATGTATTGCTCAGCGGCGAAACGTTTACGCGACACGAGTAA